The genomic DNA GACCTTCCCACAATCAGTACTTATATGAGGTTTCTCTCCTATGTTGGTTCTGATGTCCAGTGAAGTGTATGTGCTAGCAGAACACCTTCCCACAGTCACTGCAGTTGGAGGGTTTCTCTGCTGTGTGTGTTCTCTGATATGTGATCATCTGTGAATTTCGGGAAAAGGCCATACCATATTCAGCAGATTCAGTGGGTTTCTCCCTAGTATGGGTTCTTTGATGTACAGCTAGTGGAGATGTCTCACATAAGCCCTTTCCAGATTCATTACGTTCATATGGTTTCTCTCCAGCATGAGCTCTCTGATGTATAATGAGATGTGACTTCAGGGAAAATGCCCTTCCACACTCAGTACACTCATAGGGTTTCTCCCctgtatgaattctttgatgAATAATGAGGGGTGATTTCTGGGAGAAGGTTTTGCCACAGTCACTACACTCATAGGGTTTCTCCCCTGTATGAATTCTCTGGTGTATAATAAGAGGTGATTTCTGAGAGAAGGCTCTTCCACACTCTGTACATatataaggtttctctccagtgtgaagcCTTTGATGTCCAGTAAGGTGGGACTTTTGGGAAAAGGCTTTTCCACAGTCATCACACacataaggtttctctcctgtatgaattctttgatgCCCTATGAGGTGGGACTGCTGGCAAAAGGTTTTTCCACATTCACTACActtatagggtttctctccagtatgtgTTCTATAATGGATGATGAGTTGTGTTTTCCGAGGGAAGGTCTTCCCACATTCAGTACATTCATAGGGTCTCTCCCCAGTATGAGTTATCTGGTGTATAAAAAGGTGAGACTTCTCAcagaaggctttcccacattcactgcattcaAAGGGCTTCTCTCTAGTGTGAACTCGCTGATGTATAATGAGATGTGACTTCTGAGAGAAGGCTTTTTGACACTCAgaacattcatagggtttctctccagtgtggactCTTTGATGAACAATGAAGGGTGACTTCTGGGAGAAGGCCCTCCCACACTTAGTACACTCATAGGGCTTCTCCCCAGTATGAATCCTCTGATGCACAATGAGGTGTGATTTCTCACTGAAGGCTTTTCCACAATCTCCACATACATACggtttttctccagtatgaattctttgatgtATAATAAGTTGTGACTTCTTAATAAAGCCTTTCCCACACTCACCACAAACATTGGGTTTCTTACCAGCTTGGCCTTTTTTATACTGAATATGGACTTGTTTATGACTGAGAAATTTTTCACATTGACCATGTCCACAAGGTTTCATGCCAGTGTAAATTTTCTCAGGTACAGAACAGGAATCACTAAAGCTAGGTGGGCTCCTGCATCCAAATCTCTCAATGGGGTTCTTTCTTGTATGGCTCCTATTGCATATCAGTGAGTCTAAATTAGATTCCAAGTTCTTTTCACATAAATCAAAATTATGGAGTTTTTTACTTGAAGGATCAAGGTTTATGCACCCACCAAAACTGTTTCCAAGTGTGTTATATTTGGGGCCTTTCTCCTCGGTCAATGTTTCATGGTTAATGACTGTGACTTGCTTCAAAACTCTGTCTTGGTTTCCCTGATATTTATGTGTCTGACCATCAATACGCCAAACTTTTAAAAGGTAGTACAATGAATTATCCTTTGGGGCTTTTTCCAATATCTCTTTTTGAAATGAAAGTTCTTCAGAAATGATCTGCTGGGAAGAGTCAAGGCTTTTCTCCCtgtctgaaagaagaaaaagataaaatcaaatagaaaccaaaaataaaacagcaatgaACAGAAGTGCTAAGAAGGTGCTTATGTGGGATGGATGTTATAAAGAAGGCCTggtgaattttaaagaataaaagaggtcATTGAtgtcagagaagaagaaaatacccTCCCAGCCATCTATCCAATTCTCACTTACCTGAGTGGATCCACCTTGACAACTCACTCTTCATGATCCATGGGTCCTCTTCATGTTCCAACTTGAAGATTATACCTGGACTTATACCTGAACACCCTGTTAAGGGAAAATTATTCAGAAATTCATAAAGAGAAGAAGCAATCTCAGGGGCCTCCCAGGAAAGATGGATCCttaactcacaaaaataaattccagatataacaaaaatataaacataaaaaaactataaagacCCTATTAATGGAAAATCATAAAGGTTATGGTCTTGACAGTTTGAAGAATGGGGAGGACTTGATTCATTGTTATACAGAGAATTTGCCCTTACCCACAGAGACCAGATGGCTGTAGATCTCCAGCATCACATCTCTGTGTAGGATCTTCTGAGCAGGGTCCAGATGCTGCCACTCCTCCTGGGTGAAGTCCACAGCCACATCTTCATAGGTCACTAGTTCCTATAACAGCACATTATGTACAATCTGCTCATTCTGATCATTTTTACCACAGCAACACCTGTAGGATAACTACTTATCATTTT from Leopardus geoffroyi isolate Oge1 chromosome X, O.geoffroyi_Oge1_pat1.0, whole genome shotgun sequence includes the following:
- the ZNF630 gene encoding zinc finger protein 630 isoform X1; this encodes MAGNAHLPARNSRYTLEPHTAFEAPIPNTLPRKYHEDFLDSKTRISSGWNGSLKRQCEALAVFLAGDVVPGTDRMTPFLLLVELGLEAVSGHAKDKLKRQPDPPRRAGGEREFRGMLSPFVQAGSQVRLEKELWGPESRARELVTYEDVAVDFTQEEWQHLDPAQKILHRDVMLEIYSHLVSVGCSGISPGIIFKLEHEEDPWIMKSELSRWIHSDREKSLDSSQQIISEELSFQKEILEKAPKDNSLYYLLKVWRIDGQTHKYQGNQDRVLKQVTVINHETLTEEKGPKYNTLGNSFGGCINLDPSSKKLHNFDLCEKNLESNLDSLICNRSHTRKNPIERFGCRSPPSFSDSCSVPEKIYTGMKPCGHGQCEKFLSHKQVHIQYKKGQAGKKPNVCGECGKGFIKKSQLIIHQRIHTGEKPYVCGDCGKAFSEKSHLIVHQRIHTGEKPYECTKCGRAFSQKSPFIVHQRVHTGEKPYECSECQKAFSQKSHLIIHQRVHTREKPFECSECGKAFCEKSHLFIHQITHTGERPYECTECGKTFPRKTQLIIHYRTHTGEKPYKCSECGKTFCQQSHLIGHQRIHTGEKPYVCDDCGKAFSQKSHLTGHQRLHTGEKPYICTECGRAFSQKSPLIIHQRIHTGEKPYECSDCGKTFSQKSPLIIHQRIHTGEKPYECTECGRAFSLKSHLIIHQRAHAGEKPYERNESGKGLCETSPLAVHQRTHTREKPTESAEYGMAFSRNSQMITYQRTHTAEKPSNCSDCGKVFC
- the ZNF630 gene encoding zinc finger protein 630 isoform X3, with product MMDSQELVTYEDVAVDFTQEEWQHLDPAQKILHRDVMLEIYSHLVSVGCSGISPGIIFKLEHEEDPWIMKSELSRWIHSDREKSLDSSQQIISEELSFQKEILEKAPKDNSLYYLLKVWRIDGQTHKYQGNQDRVLKQVTVINHETLTEEKGPKYNTLGNSFGGCINLDPSSKKLHNFDLCEKNLESNLDSLICNRSHTRKNPIERFGCRSPPSFSDSCSVPEKIYTGMKPCGHGQCEKFLSHKQVHIQYKKGQAGKKPNVCGECGKGFIKKSQLIIHQRIHTGEKPYVCGDCGKAFSEKSHLIVHQRIHTGEKPYECTKCGRAFSQKSPFIVHQRVHTGEKPYECSECQKAFSQKSHLIIHQRVHTREKPFECSECGKAFCEKSHLFIHQITHTGERPYECTECGKTFPRKTQLIIHYRTHTGEKPYKCSECGKTFCQQSHLIGHQRIHTGEKPYVCDDCGKAFSQKSHLTGHQRLHTGEKPYICTECGRAFSQKSPLIIHQRIHTGEKPYECSDCGKTFSQKSPLIIHQRIHTGEKPYECTECGRAFSLKSHLIIHQRAHAGEKPYERNESGKGLCETSPLAVHQRTHTREKPTESAEYGMAFSRNSQMITYQRTHTAEKPSNCSDCGKVFC
- the ZNF630 gene encoding zinc finger protein 630 isoform X2, yielding MAGNAHLPARNSRYTLEPHTAFEAPIPNTLPRKYHEDFLDSKTRISSGWNGSLKRQCEALAVFLAGDVVPGTDRMTPFLLLELVTYEDVAVDFTQEEWQHLDPAQKILHRDVMLEIYSHLVSVGCSGISPGIIFKLEHEEDPWIMKSELSRWIHSDREKSLDSSQQIISEELSFQKEILEKAPKDNSLYYLLKVWRIDGQTHKYQGNQDRVLKQVTVINHETLTEEKGPKYNTLGNSFGGCINLDPSSKKLHNFDLCEKNLESNLDSLICNRSHTRKNPIERFGCRSPPSFSDSCSVPEKIYTGMKPCGHGQCEKFLSHKQVHIQYKKGQAGKKPNVCGECGKGFIKKSQLIIHQRIHTGEKPYVCGDCGKAFSEKSHLIVHQRIHTGEKPYECTKCGRAFSQKSPFIVHQRVHTGEKPYECSECQKAFSQKSHLIIHQRVHTREKPFECSECGKAFCEKSHLFIHQITHTGERPYECTECGKTFPRKTQLIIHYRTHTGEKPYKCSECGKTFCQQSHLIGHQRIHTGEKPYVCDDCGKAFSQKSHLTGHQRLHTGEKPYICTECGRAFSQKSPLIIHQRIHTGEKPYECSDCGKTFSQKSPLIIHQRIHTGEKPYECTECGRAFSLKSHLIIHQRAHAGEKPYERNESGKGLCETSPLAVHQRTHTREKPTESAEYGMAFSRNSQMITYQRTHTAEKPSNCSDCGKVFC